GTTTTAGGTCTTATTACTGGGGAAATAAGTTTGGATAAACTCGCAATGGAAAAGTTCATGAAGAAAGCTAAAATAAAAAAAAGGCATGTTTGGTTCCGCTGACGTTACCGCTGAAGAAAGTACGCTTTTAAAAAGGCTTTTAAAAAAGTATACCCCTTTAACAAAAAAATAATTAACTTCAAACAATCCAATGATATGACAACATCTTTCAAGCCCATTTTTTATACCCTATCGATTATTATATTTCTGGGATGTAATGGCAAAAAAGAGTTGAGCCCAGTAATTCAGCCTGCAGGTATTCTTCAGAGCAGTGATCAGATCTCAAAGTATATCATGCAATACGTCAACTTCGACTCTGATTTTAGTGCGTTTGACACACAAGGAAAATCGATGGATAAGCAAACATTTCTCAACGAAGTACTATCCGGCAGTTACTTACCTTTAAGGCTAAAAACCCAAACAGGTGAAAACTCATATCAGCTGCACAAAATTAATGTGCTAATTGAAGACTCGCCAAAATATTATCTGATAGACCAGGCCCGTCAGGGTCTTTTTCAACTTTCGCTCGTCGGCAAGCCCGCACCAAAGTTTGAATTTGTAGATTTAGCAGGACACAAATACAACAACCAAAATACCAGGGGAAAAATCCTTGTAATGAAATTCTGGTTTATAGGCTGTGTCGCCTGTGTACAAGAAATGCCTGAAGTGAATAAAATAGTTGATCGCTACCAGGACCGTAAGGACATTCTTTTTGTTAGTCTTGCATCAAACAAAGTCGAACCATTAAAGAAATTCCTTAAGCAGGTAACATTCAAATATCAAACTGTAGCAGATGCCGACCATTACATGATCGATTCTATCGGTACCAAGGTATTCCCTTCACATCTGATTATTGGCAGGGACGGCAAGATCAGGAAATTCACGCTACAGTATACCGAGGTTGAAGAGCTGCTAAAAACCCTTTAGCAATGAAACAAATTGGAAACGGGAATAGCCTAGAGCAGCAGAAACCATTTTAATTCCGCCATATTATTTACCTTGACACTATTTAAGGTAGACTTCATAGCTTTTAGATTCGCCGGCCTACCGTTTAATTGTTGTTCAAATATTTTGGGATCCAGCTTCACTTCGGTAACTTTTGTTGCAAACCAGTTTGTATTATCATGCGGTAAAGCTACTCCCAAAATCATCCCTGGCAGACCAGAAAATAATTCGGGGCCTCTCTGAGAAAGTATTTTTTCAGTAAAAAAGGCAACGACATAAGTCGAGTCAAGGATCAAACTGTTCGCTCTTCGACAACTGTAGCCCGCTATATCTCTTACTTCATCCGTAAGCGGTCTTATCCGTCTATAACTTTACAATGCCTCCTTAATAAATAAGGAGGCATTTATTTACGTTTTTTAAAAAATTTGATCAAAAAATGAATGTTCGATAAATGATATCATTTTGATTTTGAGCTGAGTAGTTTGACCATTTTTCAAAAACAATGTCCTCTACCGCAGCACCAGAAATAAAACAAACTAAAAAACAAACACTTACATAAATTCAGAATCCATTTCTAGCATCAATTTATTTTTTTCTTTGACATTAGTTATCGAAACTATTTTCCTAATATCCTCAATTAAAGTGTGTGTCAACGGAACATGGTGGAGCTCCTCACGAGACAAATCAATTTTTATGCTGTTTGTCTCGTTTTTTTATTTTACGCAACTAACTATTAATCAGACGTATTAACTCAATCTTTTCGTTCAATCACCAGCTTCATTTTAAATAAGCTTTCAATGTCTTAAAAAAGCCGACTAATACCACCGCTAAAAAGCAGTATCAAATTTAAAAATTTGCTGTCTTAGAAACTAAGCTTTTAATTATAACTTAACATTACTTTCTGAACAGATCTAACATACAAGGACTCAACGTTCTCATACTCGGTTTACCTTGAAAAATGGAGAAATTTTCATCATATTCCCTTCGTGGGTTTTCTCTTTTTTGGGTATGGGGTTTTCTCCGGTTCTTGCCTCCGCCTTAGGTACTTCAGCGCTTTTCTTCATTATTACAAGTTCGATCAGCGCGCACCAGTACCGAAACTGGTTGTTTTGGGGCATACTCATTACCTTTATGCTGCATCCTGCGTTCATTTTTTTCGCTGTATCAGGAAAAAGTTCGTACATGGTGCTCATCTTCTTCTATCTTTTTGTAATGAGCATTTTCCGGTATTTCAGCACCAATACATCTTACCATATTTCGGTGGCCAGTATCTATTTCACACTGCTTATTTTCTGTTCGTTCAAGTTTTCCTGGCTAATGCTGTTTATCCTTCCCATTATT
The nucleotide sequence above comes from Pedobacter riviphilus. Encoded proteins:
- a CDS encoding TlpA family protein disulfide reductase, which codes for MTTSFKPIFYTLSIIIFLGCNGKKELSPVIQPAGILQSSDQISKYIMQYVNFDSDFSAFDTQGKSMDKQTFLNEVLSGSYLPLRLKTQTGENSYQLHKINVLIEDSPKYYLIDQARQGLFQLSLVGKPAPKFEFVDLAGHKYNNQNTRGKILVMKFWFIGCVACVQEMPEVNKIVDRYQDRKDILFVSLASNKVEPLKKFLKQVTFKYQTVADADHYMIDSIGTKVFPSHLIIGRDGKIRKFTLQYTEVEELLKTL
- a CDS encoding GLPGLI family protein; this encodes MILDSTYVVAFFTEKILSQRGPELFSGLPGMILGVALPHDNTNWFATKVTEVKLDPKIFEQQLNGRPANLKAMKSTLNSVKVNNMAELKWFLLL